A genome region from Geobacter pickeringii includes the following:
- a CDS encoding ATP-binding protein, producing the protein MAMALFTEFSKKRNTFGLKFFVLFTVFTACVALSFTLLFFHSQRRVLEENMTGEGHLLARLLAHSVRLGVFTENSELLKDPIEGILSHEGVLFVSILSGEGNLLREQPSSSMLNTPERGFPHWSTRFEQIRRSQASPVFEGDTFYEFWSPVASTPQLASTESLYLAGPSHETAKIIGFVRIIVDKEPLRKKLEALLAKSISLALLFLALGTIIIYAIVQRITQPLNRLTEGLQKLERGETFEPLRVESKDEVGRLAAAFNHLVETLRTREAEKECLAEELRHAQKMEAVGTLAGGVAHDFNNILTAIVGFGTLLQRSLKNDNPFRIYVDQILIASDRATTLVKRLLAFGRKQVINPKPANLNDIVKSIEKLLARLISEDIDFRLVLVDEPLICQVDTGQIDQILINLVTNARDAMPGGGSLTITTGSEYLDEDFFSPIEKGKPGRYGVISIADSGMGMDEQTKERIFDPFFTTKEVGKGTGLGLSMAYGIIKQHEGFVAVESFPDEGTTFRVYLPLVQTAATADSPERLHVQRGNRETILVAEDDKAVRKLARHVLERSGYEVIEAVDGTEAVRRFQEYANRIDMVLLDVVMPKKNGQAAYEEMKLANPNLRALYISGYTQDIINRKGVLDEGINFIAKPVKPDELLAKVQEVLRQ; encoded by the coding sequence ATGGCTATGGCGCTCTTCACCGAATTCTCGAAAAAGCGAAACACCTTCGGGCTGAAATTCTTCGTTCTGTTCACGGTGTTCACCGCCTGCGTTGCGCTTTCGTTCACGCTCCTCTTCTTTCACTCCCAACGCAGAGTCCTTGAAGAGAACATGACCGGTGAAGGCCATTTACTGGCGCGACTTCTGGCGCACAGTGTCAGGCTCGGCGTATTTACCGAGAACAGTGAACTCCTCAAGGATCCCATCGAGGGAATCCTTTCGCACGAAGGAGTCCTCTTCGTCTCCATACTCTCCGGAGAGGGGAATCTGCTGCGTGAGCAGCCCAGCTCCTCCATGCTCAACACTCCTGAACGGGGGTTCCCCCATTGGAGCACCAGATTCGAGCAGATCAGAAGATCCCAGGCGTCCCCGGTTTTCGAGGGGGACACGTTCTACGAATTCTGGTCGCCGGTGGCCTCCACGCCCCAACTTGCCTCGACGGAATCTCTGTATCTCGCGGGTCCCTCCCACGAAACTGCGAAAATAATAGGCTTCGTCCGGATCATCGTCGACAAGGAGCCGCTGCGGAAAAAGCTCGAGGCACTGCTCGCTAAGAGCATCTCTCTCGCCCTGCTCTTCCTGGCTCTGGGGACGATCATCATCTACGCGATTGTCCAGAGAATTACGCAACCACTCAACAGGCTCACCGAAGGACTCCAGAAACTGGAGCGCGGCGAGACATTCGAGCCGCTCCGCGTGGAAAGCAAGGATGAAGTCGGACGGCTTGCAGCGGCGTTCAACCATCTCGTTGAGACGCTTCGGACCCGCGAAGCGGAAAAGGAATGCCTGGCGGAGGAACTTCGTCACGCCCAGAAGATGGAGGCGGTCGGAACCCTTGCCGGTGGCGTTGCCCATGACTTCAACAACATCCTCACTGCCATCGTCGGGTTCGGCACGCTCCTGCAACGGAGCCTGAAGAACGACAACCCCTTCCGGATCTATGTCGATCAGATCCTGATCGCGTCGGACCGCGCGACAACCCTGGTGAAGCGGTTGCTGGCCTTTGGCAGGAAACAGGTGATCAACCCCAAACCGGCAAATCTGAACGATATCGTCAAGAGCATCGAAAAACTCCTCGCCCGCCTCATCAGTGAGGATATCGATTTCAGGCTGGTATTAGTCGACGAACCGCTCATCTGCCAGGTCGATACGGGACAGATCGATCAAATTCTGATCAACCTCGTGACCAATGCCCGGGATGCCATGCCCGGCGGCGGCTCTCTCACCATCACCACCGGCAGTGAATACCTCGACGAGGATTTTTTCAGTCCCATCGAAAAGGGGAAGCCGGGACGCTACGGGGTCATCAGCATTGCCGACAGCGGCATGGGGATGGATGAACAGACCAAGGAGCGGATTTTCGACCCATTTTTCACCACCAAGGAGGTCGGGAAGGGGACCGGGCTCGGGCTCTCGATGGCATACGGCATCATCAAGCAACACGAAGGCTTTGTCGCCGTCGAGTCCTTTCCGGACGAAGGAACGACCTTCCGTGTCTACCTCCCCCTGGTCCAGACGGCCGCGACCGCCGATTCCCCCGAGCGCCTTCATGTGCAGCGCGGGAATCGGGAAACGATCCTGGTGGCGGAAGATGACAAGGCCGTCCGCAAGCTCGCCAGGCACGTGCTTGAACGAAGCGGCTACGAGGTCATCGAGGCGGTCGACGGAACCGAGGCGGTCAGAAGGTTCCAGGAATACGCAAACAGGATCGACATGGTGCTGCTCGACGTGGTCATGCCGAAGAAGAATGGTCAGGCGGCCTACGAGGAGATGAAACTGGCGAACCCGAATCTGAGGGCGCTCTACATAAGCGGCTATACCCAGGACATCATCAACCGTAAGGGCGTTCTCGACGAAGGGATCAATTTCATTGCCAAACCGGTCAAGCCGGACGAGTTGCTGGCAAAAGTCCAGGAAGTGCTGAGACAGTGA
- a CDS encoding ABC transporter substrate-binding protein, whose amino-acid sequence MKRTLYLITALLMILTGTVEAAQGILVLQGMRVAPYEEALKGIRSIAGGSIKKLILSEMEGVDIVRTVREERPAVIVAIGAEALTKVKKIKDTPIVYLMVLDPLNALTSGENITGVNLSVSPERQLTALQRVAPSLKKIGLIYNPAHTGPLVRKALAAAKGAGLELVVREAKSPREIPRLLEGMRSEIDGFWMIPDTTVVTAETVEYLLLTCLNQRIPVLTFSDKYVEMGGLLALDVEPYDLGRQAGEIVRKVLAGTAIGSIPHAVPRSTVLTINSKIARKLGITLNEEAMGRARIIR is encoded by the coding sequence ATGAAACGCACCCTGTACCTCATAACAGCTTTGTTGATGATCCTTACCGGAACGGTCGAGGCGGCGCAGGGTATCCTCGTGCTCCAGGGCATGCGAGTGGCACCGTATGAAGAGGCACTGAAGGGGATTCGAAGCATTGCGGGCGGAAGTATCAAGAAACTGATTCTTTCGGAAATGGAAGGGGTCGACATTGTCCGGACGGTGCGAGAGGAACGCCCTGCCGTGATTGTGGCGATCGGTGCAGAGGCGCTGACGAAGGTAAAGAAGATTAAAGACACCCCCATTGTCTACCTGATGGTCCTCGACCCGTTGAATGCGCTTACGTCCGGAGAAAATATCACCGGCGTCAATCTTTCCGTCTCGCCGGAGCGGCAACTGACGGCACTGCAGCGGGTGGCTCCGAGTCTCAAGAAAATCGGGCTCATCTACAATCCCGCGCACACCGGCCCCCTCGTCCGAAAAGCCCTGGCTGCGGCCAAAGGAGCCGGTCTCGAACTGGTCGTGCGGGAAGCTAAAAGCCCGCGGGAGATCCCGCGTCTCCTGGAGGGGATGCGGAGCGAGATCGACGGGTTCTGGATGATTCCCGACACGACCGTCGTCACCGCTGAAACCGTTGAATACCTGCTGCTTACCTGCCTCAACCAGCGGATTCCGGTCCTTACCTTCTCGGACAAGTACGTGGAAATGGGAGGGCTCCTGGCCCTCGATGTCGAGCCGTACGACCTCGGCCGTCAAGCGGGTGAGATCGTACGCAAGGTTCTGGCCGGCACGGCGATCGGAAGCATCCCCCATGCGGTTCCACGGAGCACGGTACTGACCATCAACAGCAAGATTGCCCGCAAACTCGGAATTACCCTCAACGAAGAGGCCATGGGCCGGGCTCGGATCATTCGATAG
- a CDS encoding TonB-dependent receptor plug domain-containing protein, which translates to MKVLEMFYEDKDLVMTPSRDPKPISQVAENITVVTAREIEAINAHTLADVLYTVTGVQIDLRGGPGTQSTPAIQGSDPLHVLVMIDGVAQNFLVNNSADVGAIPVQQIERIEIIKGPASSSWGSSLGGIVNVITKSPNEDRAATGLVSTSFGERFSGDHRGELSGTVGGLGYYLHAGKLHSDGLLANNQFDGNRAYGKLQGEIGEGGTLQWTLGYSGGSRGDQEDPRADLTSKNRFDNLFSTLSFAYPVTERVDFDLSLHTSLKHLDRYDSQLSTGVEQSQLSIEELTYGGSAKLTWREQVHHLAIGTDFDHGDVRETTSAIGNPVAVVKPRLTKWALFANDTIALGSLTVIPGIRYDHTNTNGDFASPSLGITYGLGEHTVLRGAVARGFNIPPLVFTSGDGLTTAPSPNLKVEKVLSYQAGFETSLFRYFWLKTTFFRHDVSDAIVPILLANGQAQFLNQNRQRREGVEVEVKTVPVFDTTFVAGYAYVDARGRDSGERLSNVARHTWNLALQYDDRRGLRGNLAGHYIWWNAASINQGRYTPVIWDLNLAKRFFAGERIAVEAFVTAHNLFNGSQYLADSLKNPRRWIEGGVRFSF; encoded by the coding sequence ATGAAGGTCCTCGAGATGTTTTATGAGGATAAAGATCTGGTCATGACCCCTTCCCGTGATCCGAAGCCGATTTCCCAGGTGGCGGAAAACATCACGGTTGTTACTGCCCGGGAGATCGAGGCGATCAACGCCCATACCCTGGCGGATGTCCTCTATACGGTTACCGGCGTTCAGATCGATCTGCGGGGTGGCCCCGGTACCCAGTCGACTCCCGCCATCCAGGGGTCGGATCCTCTCCATGTCCTCGTCATGATCGACGGAGTGGCCCAGAACTTCCTCGTCAACAACTCGGCCGACGTCGGCGCTATTCCGGTCCAGCAGATCGAACGGATCGAGATCATCAAGGGGCCGGCGTCATCATCATGGGGCTCTTCACTGGGCGGAATCGTCAACGTCATCACCAAATCTCCCAATGAAGATCGCGCCGCCACCGGACTCGTCTCCACATCGTTCGGCGAGCGCTTCTCCGGCGACCACCGGGGAGAGCTCTCCGGGACGGTTGGGGGACTCGGCTACTACCTTCATGCAGGCAAGCTCCATTCGGACGGTCTCCTTGCCAATAACCAGTTCGACGGGAACAGGGCCTATGGCAAGCTCCAGGGGGAAATTGGGGAGGGGGGTACCCTCCAGTGGACCCTCGGTTACAGCGGCGGCTCCCGGGGAGACCAGGAAGACCCCCGCGCCGATCTGACAAGTAAAAACCGTTTCGACAACCTCTTCTCAACGCTTTCCTTTGCCTACCCCGTCACCGAACGGGTCGATTTTGACCTCTCACTCCACACGTCCTTGAAGCATCTCGACCGGTATGACTCACAATTAAGTACTGGCGTTGAGCAGTCGCAACTCTCAATAGAAGAGCTAACCTATGGAGGGAGTGCAAAGTTGACTTGGCGGGAGCAAGTGCATCACCTTGCCATCGGCACCGATTTCGATCACGGTGACGTCAGGGAGACAACGTCGGCGATCGGGAATCCTGTGGCCGTCGTGAAGCCTCGCCTCACGAAATGGGCTCTCTTCGCCAATGATACCATCGCCCTCGGCAGTCTGACTGTCATTCCTGGCATCCGCTACGATCACACCAACACCAACGGCGACTTTGCAAGCCCAAGCCTCGGGATCACCTACGGATTGGGAGAGCATACCGTCCTGCGGGGAGCAGTGGCCCGGGGATTCAACATCCCTCCGCTCGTCTTCACCTCCGGCGACGGCCTCACGACGGCGCCGAGTCCCAATCTCAAGGTTGAGAAGGTCCTCTCCTACCAGGCGGGGTTCGAGACATCTCTGTTTCGGTATTTTTGGCTCAAGACAACCTTTTTTCGACACGATGTCTCCGATGCCATCGTTCCGATACTTCTCGCTAACGGACAGGCCCAGTTTCTCAACCAGAACCGGCAACGCCGCGAGGGGGTGGAGGTGGAGGTGAAGACCGTTCCCGTCTTTGATACCACCTTCGTGGCCGGCTATGCCTATGTCGACGCCCGCGGTCGCGACAGCGGTGAGCGACTCTCCAATGTGGCGCGCCACACCTGGAACCTCGCCCTCCAATACGACGACCGGCGCGGACTCCGGGGGAACCTGGCCGGCCACTACATCTGGTGGAACGCCGCAAGCATCAACCAGGGGAGATACACGCCGGTCATCTGGGACCTCAATCTCGCGAAGCGATTCTTTGCGGGTGAGCGGATCGCCGTAGAGGCGTTCGTCACCGCCCACAACCTCTTCAACGGTTCCCAGTATCTCGCAGACAGCCTGAAAAACCCCCGCCGCTGGATCGAGGGGGGGGTGCGGTTCAGCTTCTGA
- the gptM gene encoding geopeptide radical SAM maturase, with the protein MRLSRYTKVFPCEDREGECILFAARTGASVLVPAELVPEIDGGGLDPADEETLAGLGFIVADPAAERRQMLGVLEEMKRRQQRFSCLVVLNLDCNLGCAYCFEGALKGKHFMAEDTADRLIEVIASGPIAQDKEISLNFYGGEPLLSVPLIKRIAGQIQTLAAERGLSFGFSLMTNGTLLTRRRVEELLPFGLKGATVTLDGPREIHDAARPFTDGRGSFDVIMGNIKEVAGLISLQIGGNFTRDNYRAFPRLFDVLVAEGLTPDRLGPMQFSPVMTSLSGRALPEFTGGCVSASEPWVAEAILFLREELLRRGFDPPKMEPHICAVETDDNLVVNYDGSFYKCPALIGVEGLEVGDVNRGVTDYRAAHGSGLWQNDECLDCSYLPLCFGGCRYLSLLQEGRVDAINCHRDFYDAILGPCLKQDMAYRFRHSGT; encoded by the coding sequence GTGAGACTATCCCGCTATACGAAGGTGTTTCCCTGTGAGGATCGGGAGGGGGAGTGCATCCTCTTCGCCGCCAGAACAGGGGCGAGCGTGCTGGTCCCTGCGGAACTGGTCCCGGAGATCGACGGAGGGGGGCTCGATCCCGCCGATGAAGAGACCCTGGCCGGACTCGGCTTTATCGTCGCCGATCCTGCAGCGGAGCGCCGGCAGATGCTGGGGGTGCTTGAGGAGATGAAACGGCGCCAGCAGCGCTTCTCTTGCCTGGTGGTGCTGAACCTGGACTGTAACCTTGGCTGCGCCTACTGTTTCGAGGGGGCACTGAAGGGGAAGCACTTCATGGCCGAGGATACCGCCGATCGGCTGATTGAAGTTATTGCCAGCGGACCGATTGCCCAGGACAAGGAGATCTCCCTCAATTTCTACGGTGGCGAACCGCTCCTCAGCGTTCCCCTGATTAAAAGGATAGCCGGACAAATCCAGACTCTTGCGGCTGAACGAGGGCTTTCATTCGGCTTCAGCCTGATGACCAACGGCACACTCCTGACCCGCCGGAGGGTGGAAGAGCTTCTTCCCTTCGGCTTGAAAGGGGCCACTGTGACCCTGGACGGGCCCCGGGAAATCCACGATGCCGCTCGTCCGTTCACCGACGGCCGGGGGAGCTTCGACGTCATCATGGGCAATATCAAGGAGGTTGCCGGGCTGATTTCACTCCAGATCGGCGGCAACTTCACCCGGGACAATTACCGGGCATTCCCGCGCCTCTTCGATGTCCTCGTGGCCGAAGGGTTGACTCCCGACCGTCTTGGCCCGATGCAGTTCAGTCCCGTCATGACGTCGCTGTCAGGCCGCGCCTTGCCGGAATTTACCGGTGGCTGCGTATCCGCCAGCGAGCCGTGGGTTGCCGAGGCGATCCTCTTTCTCAGAGAGGAGCTTCTGCGGCGAGGGTTTGATCCTCCCAAGATGGAACCCCATATCTGTGCTGTGGAAACGGATGACAATCTGGTGGTCAATTACGATGGGAGCTTTTACAAATGCCCGGCGTTGATCGGGGTCGAGGGGCTTGAGGTCGGCGATGTCAACAGAGGCGTGACTGACTACCGTGCCGCGCACGGCAGTGGCCTATGGCAGAACGACGAATGTCTCGATTGCTCCTATCTCCCCCTCTGTTTCGGCGGCTGCCGCTATCTCAGTCTCCTTCAAGAGGGGCGCGTCGATGCGATCAATTGCCATCGCGACTTTTACGATGCCATTTTGGGCCCTTGTCTTAAACAGGACATGGCCTATCGGTTTCGCCATTCGGGAACGTGA
- a CDS encoding IPT/TIG domain-containing protein, translating into MRYRPVALVLLATLALAQPAWPAAQNGRKKPAKNVPATEKSADSAPAVNILSIIPAQGEPNSTVTLSGTSFTGKTVAFLGNTEVPTKVISSQTLTFDIPKLAPGLYALFLRREDGTTSRTYNFSILPPKPIVDSISPDSIAACSGGAERRIIISGHNFEPGSKVLFDGSIVTSSPASSESISFSVPPAPGGLHQVQVKNPEETVTTPITLSIRSTPEVYNVSRGENFVNYYKLIIEGKNFHPGSSLMVEEKSFQVGLNAGIGKRITAGAISSGERESVIFVDCSKLIYQRFPADPTEKDLRIQIINPNGEVSSVVQVTAP; encoded by the coding sequence ATGAGATACCGCCCCGTGGCTCTCGTTCTCCTTGCTACCCTCGCCCTGGCTCAGCCGGCATGGCCTGCCGCCCAGAACGGCCGGAAGAAACCGGCAAAAAACGTTCCTGCCACCGAAAAGTCAGCCGATTCCGCACCGGCCGTGAACATCCTCAGCATCATTCCCGCCCAGGGCGAACCGAACAGCACCGTCACCCTCTCCGGCACCTCCTTTACCGGAAAAACCGTCGCGTTCCTCGGCAACACCGAAGTTCCGACCAAGGTCATCTCCTCCCAGACACTCACCTTCGACATCCCGAAACTTGCACCCGGCCTCTATGCTCTCTTTCTCAGACGTGAAGACGGCACCACGAGCAGGACGTACAATTTTTCCATTCTCCCGCCAAAGCCGATCGTTGACTCGATCTCCCCCGACAGCATCGCCGCCTGCTCCGGTGGCGCCGAACGCCGAATCATCATTTCGGGCCACAACTTCGAACCGGGAAGCAAGGTTCTCTTCGACGGTTCCATCGTCACCAGCAGTCCCGCCTCGTCGGAATCGATCTCGTTCAGCGTCCCCCCCGCCCCGGGAGGGCTTCACCAGGTACAGGTCAAGAACCCCGAAGAAACCGTCACGACCCCCATTACGCTCTCGATCCGTTCGACCCCGGAGGTATACAACGTCAGCAGGGGCGAAAATTTCGTCAACTACTACAAGCTCATTATTGAAGGGAAAAATTTCCATCCGGGATCATCACTGATGGTGGAAGAAAAAAGCTTTCAGGTGGGACTGAATGCGGGGATTGGGAAGCGTATAACCGCGGGGGCAATAAGCAGCGGCGAACGGGAATCCGTCATCTTCGTAGACTGTTCAAAGCTCATCTATCAACGTTTTCCGGCAGACCCGACGGAAAAGGACCTGCGGATTCAGATCATCAATCCGAACGGCGAGGTGAGCTCGGTGGTGCAGGTAACGGCGCCGTGA
- the lptG gene encoding LPS export ABC transporter permease LptG yields MSILTRYIAAAYLRIFGLCLAAFIAIYLVIDFLEKIGRLLRFQPRWADLIHFFLLKIPEIFTQVVPLAVLMATLLTLGLLSRNSEITAMRGCGISLARISTPILVIACGVSFLTIIANEFVLPETYQKMRYIEEVLIRKKSYNTFFRQNNIWHKDGNTIMMARLFDPAHQTLGGITLWNFAAGLRPIKRIDADSASWNGRQWVLHRVTARELGRGGVTTTTKAENLPTTLNLTVEDLKVVDKYADNMGFLKLREYIRKLHRGGYETTRYEAQMHAKLSLPFASLIMAFLGIPFALRGGRSSGIAIGIGASIAIGFAYFIINSILISFGQTGVLPPFVSAWIANLLFALSGVWLAMTITR; encoded by the coding sequence GTGAGCATCCTCACCCGCTACATAGCCGCCGCATATCTGCGCATCTTCGGTCTCTGCCTGGCAGCATTCATCGCGATTTACCTGGTGATCGACTTTCTGGAAAAGATCGGCCGGCTCCTTCGCTTCCAGCCCCGCTGGGCCGACCTCATCCATTTTTTCCTGCTCAAGATTCCCGAAATATTCACGCAGGTGGTACCGCTTGCCGTCCTGATGGCAACGCTGCTCACCCTCGGGCTGCTCTCCCGCAACAGCGAAATCACCGCCATGCGTGGCTGCGGCATAAGCCTGGCGAGAATCAGCACGCCGATTCTCGTGATCGCCTGCGGCGTGAGCTTCCTCACCATTATCGCCAACGAATTCGTGCTTCCTGAGACCTACCAGAAGATGCGCTACATCGAAGAGGTCCTGATCCGGAAGAAGAGCTACAACACCTTCTTCCGCCAGAACAACATCTGGCACAAGGACGGGAACACGATCATGATGGCCCGGCTTTTCGACCCGGCCCACCAGACGCTGGGAGGAATCACCCTCTGGAACTTCGCCGCAGGACTTCGCCCGATCAAGCGGATCGATGCCGACTCCGCCTCATGGAACGGGCGGCAGTGGGTACTGCATCGCGTCACCGCGCGAGAACTGGGGCGGGGGGGAGTCACCACCACGACCAAAGCGGAAAACCTCCCCACAACGCTCAACCTGACCGTAGAAGACCTGAAAGTGGTCGACAAGTACGCCGACAACATGGGGTTCCTCAAGCTGAGAGAGTACATACGAAAGCTGCACCGGGGAGGCTACGAGACAACACGGTACGAAGCCCAGATGCACGCCAAACTCTCTCTCCCCTTTGCCTCGCTCATCATGGCATTTCTCGGCATCCCCTTCGCCCTGCGCGGCGGGAGATCGAGCGGCATCGCCATCGGCATCGGCGCAAGCATCGCCATCGGCTTCGCCTATTTCATCATCAACTCCATACTCATCTCGTTCGGCCAGACCGGGGTCCTTCCCCCCTTCGTCTCCGCCTGGATCGCCAATCTTCTCTTTGCGCTCTCGGGCGTCTGGCTGGCCATGACCATTACCCGTTGA
- the lptF gene encoding LPS export ABC transporter permease LptF codes for MTRILYRYIFRETAVPFVLGMAVFTFVLLMGRLLKLAEMVFAKGVPFADVCRLILFMLPSFFLVTIPMAFLLAVLLAFGRLSSDSEITAMKASGVGVGSLLPPVLIFAVLTYLATTFVTVYALPWGNTSFKRFLYEVVETRAATSIREKVFNDDFPGLVIYVDDYDQINHDIFGILIQDERNPDEHATIFATAGKIVANPESKTIRLHLEDGGIHRLAGKEGYRFVEFASYDLNVNLQQQSKKDYRDEQDMTLSELLTLLRTPQEETKLLSDARIELHKRFALPFACIVFAIIGIPLGIHNQRAGRAGGFSAGIFLLLGYYILMSGAKAICEKGILPPAIAMWIPNILLTGIGINLLLRAASERPLPFAGTIRELSHRIRERFGKVTKSS; via the coding sequence ATGACCAGGATCCTTTACCGATATATCTTCAGGGAAACTGCCGTCCCCTTTGTGCTGGGAATGGCCGTCTTCACCTTTGTACTGCTCATGGGGCGGCTCCTCAAGCTTGCAGAGATGGTCTTCGCCAAGGGAGTGCCTTTTGCCGATGTCTGCAGGCTGATTCTCTTCATGCTCCCCTCGTTCTTTCTCGTGACGATTCCCATGGCTTTCCTGCTGGCGGTGCTTCTCGCCTTCGGGAGGCTCTCATCCGACAGTGAAATAACCGCCATGAAGGCAAGCGGTGTGGGTGTCGGCTCCCTCCTGCCGCCGGTTCTCATCTTCGCAGTCCTGACCTACCTTGCCACCACCTTCGTCACGGTCTACGCCCTGCCCTGGGGAAACACCTCCTTCAAGAGATTTCTCTACGAGGTGGTGGAGACACGGGCCGCCACGAGCATCCGCGAAAAGGTATTCAACGATGACTTCCCCGGCCTCGTCATCTATGTGGACGACTACGACCAGATAAACCATGACATCTTCGGCATCCTGATCCAGGACGAACGCAACCCTGACGAGCATGCGACGATTTTCGCCACGGCAGGCAAGATCGTCGCCAATCCCGAGTCAAAAACCATACGGCTTCACCTTGAAGATGGAGGAATTCACCGCCTGGCAGGCAAGGAAGGCTACCGCTTCGTCGAGTTCGCAAGTTACGACCTGAACGTCAACCTCCAGCAGCAGTCGAAAAAGGACTACCGCGACGAGCAGGATATGACCCTGAGCGAGCTATTGACGCTTCTCCGGACCCCGCAGGAAGAGACAAAACTCCTGAGCGATGCACGAATCGAACTCCACAAACGCTTTGCCCTGCCGTTCGCCTGCATCGTCTTCGCCATCATCGGCATCCCCCTTGGCATCCACAACCAGCGGGCGGGGCGGGCCGGCGGCTTCTCGGCGGGGATCTTTCTCCTGCTGGGCTACTACATCCTCATGTCGGGTGCAAAGGCCATCTGCGAAAAAGGGATTCTCCCTCCCGCCATCGCCATGTGGATTCCGAACATCCTCCTGACCGGCATCGGCATCAACCTTCTCCTGCGGGCCGCCAGCGAACGGCCGCTCCCCTTTGCGGGGACCATCAGAGAACTTTCGCATCGGATTCGGGAGCGCTTCGGAAAGGTGACGAAATCATCGTGA
- the rpsB gene encoding 30S ribosomal protein S2 translates to MSNITMKELLEAGVHFGHQTKRWNPKMKPYIFGARNGIYIIDLQKTVRLFKNAYSFVRENAQAGETILFVGTKKQAQDSIGEEAQRCGMFFVNQRWLGGMLTNFATVKQSIDRLKRLDAMFADGTIEAYTKKEALQLEKERQKLEKTLGGIKGMGKLPGALFVVDPKNETIAISEAKKLGIPVVAVVDTNCDPDPIDYVIPGNDDAIRAIRLLSAKMADAVLEGAQVREVALRADTEGEEAGEAAAAGAEEAGE, encoded by the coding sequence ATGTCGAACATCACCATGAAGGAGCTTCTGGAGGCCGGCGTCCACTTCGGTCACCAGACCAAGAGATGGAACCCGAAGATGAAGCCGTACATCTTCGGAGCGCGGAACGGAATTTACATCATCGATCTGCAGAAGACCGTCCGCCTCTTCAAGAACGCGTACAGCTTCGTACGCGAGAATGCCCAGGCGGGGGAGACCATCCTCTTCGTAGGCACCAAGAAGCAGGCACAGGATTCGATCGGCGAAGAAGCACAGCGTTGCGGCATGTTTTTCGTAAACCAGCGTTGGCTCGGCGGCATGCTGACCAACTTTGCAACGGTGAAGCAGAGCATTGACCGCCTCAAGCGCCTCGATGCCATGTTTGCCGACGGCACCATCGAGGCGTACACCAAGAAAGAGGCACTCCAGCTTGAGAAGGAGCGCCAGAAGCTTGAGAAGACCCTCGGCGGGATCAAGGGGATGGGCAAGCTTCCCGGCGCCCTCTTTGTTGTCGATCCGAAGAATGAAACCATTGCAATCAGCGAAGCGAAGAAGCTCGGGATTCCTGTAGTTGCCGTTGTCGACACCAACTGCGATCCCGATCCGATCGATTACGTGATCCCCGGCAATGACGATGCCATCCGTGCGATCCGTCTTCTCTCTGCAAAAATGGCCGATGCGGTTCTTGAAGGGGCCCAGGTTCGCGAAGTGGCCCTTCGGGCTGACACCGAAGGTGAGGAGGCCGGCGAGGCGGCAGCCGCCGGGGCCGAAGAGGCCGGCGAGTAG
- the tsf gene encoding translation elongation factor Ts: MSITAAQVNELRKATGAGLMDCKKALSETGGDHEKAVDYLRTKGLAAASKKAGRAATEGLVGSYIHAGGKIGVLVEINCETDFVARNENFQVFVKDIAMHIAAAAPQFVRREEVPTEVVEREKEIYRAKARETGKPENIIEKIIEGQVNKFYADICLLEQPYVKDSDKSVQQFLNETISGIGENISVRRFTRYALGEGLTKKETDFAAEVAAAAGL, translated from the coding sequence GTGAGCATTACAGCTGCACAGGTTAACGAGTTGCGGAAGGCCACCGGCGCGGGGCTCATGGATTGCAAGAAGGCTCTTTCCGAAACGGGGGGCGACCACGAGAAGGCAGTCGATTACCTAAGGACGAAGGGGCTTGCCGCCGCTTCCAAGAAGGCTGGCCGTGCCGCAACGGAGGGGCTCGTCGGCTCCTACATCCATGCTGGCGGCAAAATCGGCGTTCTGGTCGAAATTAACTGCGAGACCGATTTCGTTGCCCGCAACGAGAACTTCCAGGTCTTCGTCAAGGATATCGCTATGCATATCGCCGCGGCCGCGCCGCAGTTTGTCCGCCGCGAAGAAGTTCCGACGGAGGTTGTTGAGCGCGAGAAGGAGATTTACCGCGCCAAGGCCCGCGAAACCGGCAAGCCGGAAAACATCATCGAAAAGATCATCGAAGGGCAGGTAAACAAATTCTACGCTGACATCTGCCTCCTCGAGCAACCCTACGTCAAGGATTCGGACAAGAGCGTCCAGCAGTTTCTGAACGAGACTATTTCCGGCATCGGCGAGAATATCTCGGTTCGGCGCTTTACCCGCTACGCTCTTGGCGAGGGGCTTACCAAGAAGGAGACGGACTTCGCTGCAGAGGTTGCCGCAGCGGCAGGGCTGTAA